A region of Burkholderiales bacterium JOSHI_001 DNA encodes the following proteins:
- a CDS encoding diguanylate cyclase (GGDEF) domain-containing protein (PFAM: GGDEF domain~TIGRFAM: diguanylate cyclase (GGDEF) domain) — MSKVVDHLAELTGLRDRDLLDTTLAGALRDLLAPRQVTILRAVGADNDRRWLLRAQLGEDDVAATSDTVWGDYEELLPLDAEPLRLRCMAQQDVVAVDGAPALTLFPLFGDRDVAGVVELRTDAALSSAEMRMVSSMLRVYRNFESVLDYSERDTLTGLLNRKTFDESFYKSTARLPQSSAGDVRRRDPARARLPYLAVVDIDHFKQVNDVWGHLIGDEVLLLMSRLMRACFRFHDLLYRFGGEEFVVLLRCGGDEDAIKAFERLRQAVQAYAFPQVGHITVSVGFTEVRTGDSPSAAFERADQAVYWAKKNGRNRVSGFADLVVKGELNDESKAGDVELF, encoded by the coding sequence ATGTCCAAGGTTGTTGACCACCTCGCCGAGCTGACCGGTCTGCGCGACCGCGATCTGCTGGACACCACGCTGGCCGGTGCGCTGCGCGACCTGCTGGCGCCGCGCCAGGTGACCATCCTGCGCGCCGTGGGTGCCGACAACGACCGCCGCTGGCTGCTGCGCGCCCAGCTGGGTGAAGACGATGTGGCGGCCACCAGCGACACCGTCTGGGGCGACTACGAAGAACTGCTGCCGCTGGACGCCGAGCCGCTGCGCCTGCGCTGCATGGCGCAGCAGGACGTGGTGGCCGTGGACGGCGCGCCCGCGCTGACGCTGTTCCCGCTGTTCGGCGACCGCGATGTGGCCGGGGTGGTGGAATTGCGCACCGACGCGGCGCTGTCCAGCGCCGAGATGCGCATGGTCAGCAGCATGCTGCGGGTGTACCGCAACTTCGAAAGTGTGCTGGACTACAGCGAGCGCGACACGCTCACGGGCCTGCTGAACCGCAAGACCTTCGACGAAAGCTTCTACAAGAGCACCGCCCGGCTGCCGCAGTCGTCGGCCGGGGACGTGCGCCGGCGCGACCCCGCGCGCGCGCGCCTGCCCTACCTGGCGGTGGTCGACATCGACCACTTCAAGCAGGTGAACGACGTCTGGGGCCACCTCATCGGCGACGAGGTGTTGCTGCTGATGTCGCGCCTGATGCGTGCCTGCTTCCGCTTCCACGACCTGCTGTACCGCTTCGGCGGTGAAGAGTTCGTGGTGCTGTTGCGCTGCGGCGGCGACGAGGACGCCATCAAGGCCTTCGAGCGCCTGCGCCAGGCCGTGCAGGCCTATGCCTTTCCGCAGGTGGGGCACATCACGGTGTCGGTCGGCTTCACCGAGGTGCGCACCGGCGATTCGCCCAGCGCCGCGTTCGAGCGTGCCGACCAGGCCGTGTACTGGGCGAAGAAGAACGGCCGCAACCGCGTCAGTGGTTTTGCCGACCTGGTGGTCAAGGGCGAACTGAACGACGAGTCCAAGGCAGGCGACGTCGAACTGTTCTAA
- a CDS encoding RND family efflux transporter, MFP subunit (TIGRFAM: RND family efflux transporter, MFP subunit), producing MRFPLRPTACLALSVALAALAADPKTAPPSPGASAAARPTLSVSLVSPRTADWPQLLAANGNVAAWQEAVLGAELGGLRLVEVNAAVGDRVRRGQLLARLASDTLKADADATRASLAEARALGDQAKADAERARSLRSDGMVSAQQLQSAITAEVSARARIDALRARVAADDVRLAQTRILASDDGVISARAATVGAVVQPGQELFRLIRKERLEWRAEVAASELARVKPGQTVTVTPAGGAPVRGVVRMVAPTVDGATRNGLVYVDLPAPGAARAGMFARGELELGRDSALTLPQTAVLLRDGFAYVFLVGANNKVAQVKVGVGRRVGDRVELTSGLQREARVVATGAGFLADGDTVRVVDAPPAATAAAAARSN from the coding sequence ATGCGTTTTCCCTTGCGCCCCACGGCCTGCCTGGCCCTGTCTGTTGCGCTGGCCGCCCTGGCCGCCGATCCCAAAACTGCCCCTCCGTCGCCCGGCGCGTCTGCTGCCGCCCGCCCCACGCTGAGCGTGTCCCTGGTGTCCCCGCGCACGGCCGACTGGCCGCAACTGCTGGCGGCCAATGGCAATGTGGCGGCCTGGCAGGAAGCCGTTCTGGGGGCTGAGTTGGGCGGCTTGCGCCTGGTGGAGGTGAACGCGGCGGTGGGCGACCGGGTCAGGCGCGGTCAGTTGTTGGCGCGCCTGGCGTCCGACACCCTGAAGGCCGACGCCGACGCCACCCGCGCCAGCCTGGCCGAGGCCCGCGCCCTGGGCGATCAGGCCAAGGCCGACGCCGAGCGCGCGCGTTCCTTGCGCAGCGACGGCATGGTCAGCGCGCAGCAACTGCAAAGCGCCATCACCGCCGAAGTGAGCGCGCGGGCGCGCATCGATGCGCTGCGCGCCCGCGTGGCGGCCGACGACGTGCGCCTGGCGCAAACCCGCATCCTGGCCAGCGACGATGGCGTCATCTCGGCGCGCGCAGCCACCGTGGGCGCGGTGGTGCAGCCGGGCCAGGAGCTGTTCCGCCTGATTCGCAAGGAACGCCTGGAGTGGCGCGCCGAGGTGGCGGCCAGCGAGCTGGCGCGGGTGAAGCCGGGCCAGACGGTCACCGTCACCCCGGCCGGCGGCGCGCCGGTGCGCGGTGTGGTGCGCATGGTGGCGCCCACGGTGGACGGTGCCACCCGCAATGGCCTGGTCTATGTGGACCTGCCCGCACCGGGCGCGGCGCGCGCGGGCATGTTCGCGCGCGGTGAACTGGAACTGGGCCGCGACAGCGCGCTGACGCTGCCGCAGACAGCGGTGCTGCTGCGAGATGGATTCGCCTATGTGTTCCTGGTGGGCGCCAACAACAAGGTGGCGCAGGTGAAGGTGGGCGTGGGCCGGCGCGTGGGCGACCGGGTGGAGCTCACCAGCGGGCTGCAACGCGAAGCGCGCGTGGTGGCCACCGGCGCCGGCTTCCTGGCCGATGGCGACACCGTGCGGGTGGTGGATGCCCCGCCAGCCGCCACGGCCGCTGCCGCGGCCCGGTCCAACTGA
- a CDS encoding cation/multidrug efflux pump (PFAM: AcrB/AcrD/AcrF family), whose translation MQLNVSAASIRNPVPAILLFAMLTLLGLFGFQSMRIQQFMDIDLPMVTVTAALPGAAPAQLETEVARKLENSIASVQGVKHLYTAISDGAVNITVEFRLEKPTQEALDETRDAVQRVRSDLPGDLRDPIIQKVDLAGMPVLTYTVASTRMDDEALSWFVDNQVAKAMLAVRGVGVVARVGGVSREVRVELDPSRLAALGVTAADVSRTLRQVQQEGSGGRMDLGGAEQSVRTLATVASAQELAALEIPVQGNEGARHIRLDQVATVADTVAEVRSAALLNGKPVVGFEITRSRGASEIDVAKGVRAALDKLKTEHPDITVTEAFNFVDPVVENFESSMALLLEGAVLAVIVVWFFLRDWRATFVSAVALPLSIIPTFAAMYWLGFTLNVVTLLSLSLVVGILVDDAIVEIENIMRHLRMGKTPFQAAMEAADEIGLAVIATTFTLIAVFLPTAFMSGMVGKFFVQFGWSAALAVWFSLVVARMLTPMMAAYLLKPSNKPHREPGWMPGYLRLAAWCLKHRLWTLLAATVFSVASCAPLVAGKIAGGFLPPDDLSQTQVYLTLPPGSTFKETLALAKRAGEIVAAHPHVKLVYTAVGGGTAGGDPFAGKAAAEARKATLTLNLTPRHQRQGITKQKVEGELRKALEVLPGVRVQVAFGGSSEKFVLVLAGENGEALAAHARLVEQDLRTLKGIGNVVSTASLQRPELEVRPDNARAADLGVTTAAIADTLRIATAGDFDQALAKLNLSQRQVPVVVRLPDAARQDLAQLERLGVPGRNGVVALGNVATLKVGSGPARIDRYDRLRNVNFEVELNGQPLGEVQAQADALPSLANLPAGIIKTAVGDAEAMQELASGFGLAMATGVACIYIVLVLLFHAWVQPATILVALLLSIPGAILALFVTGTDLTMPAMIGMIMLMGIASKNSILLVEYAVMARREHGLNRWEALLDACHKRARPIVMTTIAMGAGMLPIALGFGTDPSFRSPMAIVVIGGLITSTFLSLLVIPVVYTFVDDFVQFFVRRFGRSPQASPLPGTASPLGPADPH comes from the coding sequence ATGCAGCTGAACGTTTCCGCCGCCTCCATCCGCAACCCGGTTCCGGCGATCCTGCTGTTCGCCATGCTCACGCTGCTGGGCCTGTTCGGCTTCCAGTCCATGCGCATCCAGCAGTTCATGGACATCGACCTGCCCATGGTCACGGTCACGGCGGCGCTGCCGGGCGCCGCGCCGGCGCAGCTGGAAACCGAGGTGGCGCGCAAGCTGGAGAACTCGATCGCGTCGGTGCAGGGCGTCAAGCACCTGTACACCGCCATCAGCGACGGCGCGGTGAACATCACGGTGGAATTCCGGCTGGAGAAGCCCACCCAGGAGGCGCTGGACGAAACCCGTGACGCGGTGCAGCGCGTGCGCTCCGACCTGCCGGGTGACCTGCGCGACCCCATCATCCAAAAGGTGGACCTGGCCGGCATGCCGGTGCTCACCTACACCGTGGCGTCCACGCGCATGGACGACGAGGCCCTGTCCTGGTTCGTGGACAACCAGGTCGCCAAGGCCATGCTGGCGGTGCGTGGCGTGGGCGTGGTGGCGCGGGTGGGCGGGGTCAGCCGCGAGGTGCGGGTGGAACTGGACCCGTCGCGCCTGGCGGCTTTGGGCGTGACCGCGGCCGACGTGTCGCGCACCCTGCGCCAGGTGCAGCAGGAAGGCTCGGGCGGCCGCATGGACCTGGGCGGCGCCGAGCAGAGTGTGCGCACCCTGGCCACGGTGGCCAGCGCGCAGGAACTGGCGGCGTTGGAAATCCCGGTGCAGGGCAACGAGGGCGCGCGCCACATCCGGCTGGACCAGGTGGCCACGGTGGCCGACACCGTGGCCGAGGTGCGTTCGGCCGCCCTGTTGAACGGCAAGCCGGTGGTGGGCTTCGAGATCACGCGCTCGCGCGGGGCGAGTGAAATCGACGTGGCCAAAGGCGTGCGCGCGGCGCTGGACAAGCTGAAGACCGAACATCCCGACATCACCGTGACCGAGGCCTTCAACTTCGTCGACCCGGTGGTCGAGAACTTCGAAAGCAGCATGGCCCTGCTGCTGGAAGGCGCGGTGCTGGCGGTCATCGTGGTGTGGTTCTTCCTGCGCGACTGGCGCGCCACCTTCGTCTCGGCGGTGGCGCTGCCGCTGTCCATCATCCCCACCTTCGCGGCCATGTACTGGCTGGGCTTCACGCTCAATGTGGTCACGCTGCTGAGCCTGAGCCTGGTGGTGGGCATCCTGGTGGACGACGCGATCGTGGAGATCGAGAACATCATGCGCCACCTGCGCATGGGCAAGACCCCCTTCCAGGCCGCGATGGAAGCGGCCGACGAGATCGGCCTGGCGGTGATTGCCACCACCTTCACGCTGATCGCGGTGTTCCTGCCCACGGCCTTCATGAGCGGCATGGTGGGCAAGTTCTTCGTCCAATTCGGCTGGAGCGCGGCGCTGGCGGTGTGGTTCTCGCTGGTGGTGGCGCGCATGCTCACGCCCATGATGGCGGCCTACCTCCTGAAGCCGTCGAACAAGCCGCACCGCGAGCCCGGCTGGATGCCGGGCTACCTGCGCCTGGCCGCCTGGTGCCTGAAGCATCGGCTGTGGACCCTGCTGGCCGCGACCGTGTTCTCGGTGGCCAGTTGTGCGCCCCTGGTGGCCGGCAAGATCGCCGGCGGCTTCCTGCCGCCGGACGACCTGTCGCAGACCCAGGTCTACCTCACGCTCCCGCCGGGCAGCACCTTCAAGGAAACGCTGGCGCTGGCAAAACGCGCGGGCGAGATCGTCGCCGCGCACCCGCACGTGAAGCTGGTGTATACCGCGGTGGGCGGCGGCACGGCCGGCGGCGACCCCTTCGCCGGCAAGGCCGCGGCCGAGGCGCGCAAGGCCACGCTCACGCTGAACCTCACCCCGCGCCACCAACGCCAGGGCATCACCAAGCAGAAGGTGGAAGGCGAATTGCGCAAGGCGCTTGAGGTGCTGCCGGGCGTGCGGGTGCAGGTGGCCTTTGGCGGTTCGTCCGAGAAGTTCGTGCTGGTGCTGGCGGGCGAGAACGGCGAAGCCCTGGCCGCCCACGCGCGGCTGGTGGAGCAGGACCTGCGCACGCTCAAGGGCATTGGCAACGTGGTGTCCACCGCCAGCCTGCAGCGGCCCGAACTGGAAGTGCGGCCGGACAACGCCCGCGCCGCCGACCTGGGCGTGACCACGGCCGCCATTGCCGACACCCTGCGCATCGCCACCGCGGGCGACTTCGACCAGGCCCTGGCCAAGCTGAACCTCAGCCAGCGCCAGGTGCCGGTGGTGGTGCGCCTGCCCGACGCAGCCCGCCAGGACCTGGCCCAGCTGGAACGCCTGGGCGTGCCGGGCCGCAACGGCGTGGTGGCGCTGGGCAACGTGGCCACGCTGAAGGTGGGCAGCGGGCCGGCGCGCATCGACCGCTACGACCGGCTGCGCAACGTGAACTTCGAGGTCGAACTCAACGGCCAGCCGCTGGGCGAGGTGCAGGCCCAGGCCGACGCACTGCCCAGCCTGGCGAACCTGCCCGCGGGCATCATCAAGACCGCGGTGGGGGATGCCGAAGCCATGCAGGAGCTGGCCAGCGGCTTCGGCCTGGCCATGGCCACCGGCGTGGCCTGCATCTACATCGTGCTGGTGCTGCTGTTCCATGCCTGGGTGCAGCCGGCCACCATCCTGGTGGCGCTGCTGCTGTCGATCCCGGGGGCCATCCTGGCGCTGTTCGTCACCGGCACCGACCTCACCATGCCCGCCATGATCGGCATGATCATGCTGATGGGCATTGCCAGCAAGAACAGCATCCTGCTGGTGGAGTACGCGGTCATGGCGCGGCGCGAACACGGGCTGAACCGCTGGGAGGCGCTGCTGGACGCGTGCCACAAGCGCGCCCGGCCCATCGTCATGACCACCATCGCCATGGGCGCCGGCATGCTGCCCATCGCGCTGGGCTTCGGCACCGATCCGAGCTTCCGCTCGCCCATGGCCATCGTGGTGATCGGCGGGCTGATCACCAGCACCTTCCTGAGCCTGCTGGTCATCCCCGTGGTCTACACCTTCGTGGACGATTTCGTGCAGTTCTTCGTGCGGCGTTTCGGTCGCAGCCCGCAAGCGTCGCCTTTGCCCGGCACGGCCTCGCCGCTGGGACCGGCCGACCCGCACTGA